The proteins below come from a single Miscanthus floridulus cultivar M001 chromosome 1, ASM1932011v1, whole genome shotgun sequence genomic window:
- the LOC136475324 gene encoding uncharacterized protein has translation MGKRSYESDYESVRNAHISENKARMEMLGLSRTKEELNMMTPPPAPRPYTYKQYATGPPRRSPRLNGLAVQHKALPLRGHLGKATPMLVDYDSDAPAVVGGEMAPAPQDNGGEEMGAVYEPVHGETATSVGEIVLRG, from the exons atggGAAAGCGCAGCTACGAATCCGATTACGAGAGCGTCCGCAACGCCCACATCTCGGAGAACAAG GCTCGGATGGAGATGCTTGGGCTAAGCCGTACGAAGGAGGAGCTCAACATGATGACCCCGCCCCCCGCCCCCCGCCCCTACACCTACAAGCAGTACGCCACGGGCCCGCCCCGGCGCTCCCCGCGGCTGAACGGGCTGGCCGTGCAGCACAAGGCGCTGCCTCTCAGAG GTCATCTGGGCAAGGCGACTCCTATGTTGGTGGACTACGACAGCGATGCGCCGGCAGTGGTCGGCGGGGAGATGGCGCCGGCGCCGCAGGACAATGGCGGCGAGGAGATGGGGGCCGTGTATGAACCTGTTCATGGGGAAACTGCCACCTCTGTAG GTGAAATCGTGCTGCGCGGATGA
- the LOC136475336 gene encoding uncharacterized protein: MGKLGAKSDYESLRNARISENMARMEMLGLLRCAGELSDIASASSHRASGSATPRRTPRPRVTSMTPLRRSGRLLAATRRCSARLNGQGTGALSKLTAAGSEEEDDTWEDDKEGKWATAVAKERVQALQERRCDSRGRGGVYDPVLGICCHFCRQKKLCGEEDCKRCGEGDLKQPCLGKTECSSCHSSNGILCRACLKIRYGEEMEEVKKNKNWLCPHCVEEKGIKKFWICNSSFCLKKRKIPPTGIAIYNAREQGYDSVAHLLMDRLKRQAF; the protein is encoded by the exons ATGGGGAAGCTCGGAGCCAAGTCCGACTACGAGAGTCTCCGCAACGCCCGCATCTCCGAGAACATG GCCAGGATGGAGATGCTCGGCCTTCTCCGCTGCGCGGGAGAGCTCAGCGACATCGCCTCCGCCTCCAGCCACCGCGCGTCCGGGAGCGCGACGCCTCGGAGGACCCCCAGGCCACGGGTGACGAGCATGACCCCGCTCCGCCGCTCCGGCCGCCTCCTCGCCGCGACGCGCCGCTGTTCCGCCCGGCTGAATGGGCAGGGCACAG GAGCTCTTAGTAAATTGACGGCGGCGGGatcggaggaggaggatgatacATGGGAAGATGATAAGGAGGGGAAgtgggcgacggcggtggccaaGGAGAGAGTACAGGCGCTGCAGGAGAGGCGGTGCGACAGCAGGGGGAGGGGCGGCGTGTACGACCCTGTTCTTGGGATCTGCTGCCATTTCTGCAG GCAGAAGAAATTGTGCGGTGAGGAGGACTGCAAGCGCTGCGGGGAAGGAGACCTGAAGCAACCATGTTTAG GAAAGACAGAGTGCTCATCTTGCCATTCTTCTAATGGGATACTCTGCCGTGCTTGCCTGAAAATTAGGTACGGCGAAG AGATGGaagaggtgaagaagaacaagaacTGGCTGTGCCCTCACTGCGTTGAGGAGAAGGGTATCAAGAAATTCTGGATATGCAACAG CTCCTTCTgcttgaagaagaggaagatacCACCGACTGGGATTGCCATATATAATG CAAGGGAGCAAGGATACGATTCAGTTGCGCACCTTCTCATGGACAGGCTGAAGCGACAAGCTTTCTGA
- the LOC136475349 gene encoding zinc finger protein VAR3, chloroplastic-like: MHRRLALATAAAAPALRRFSHHSAPPRPDLRLAFLRSEVDDLELSPSHKPSPRPPHREQCQVLEELRSGLALAGNAPAAVDIAHPWPEWVALMEHLLRRGHVDPSTFAAASLSSKDANAVRTACLQFGRQRPELIRHISRWDIQVAMRCGCPSIDRKVVNSGKRLRAYVGLDEGEVCSQCNLRGSCDRAYVKARKEEVGRTVDVMRVLLTYGLDVITGNVENRACLNKNVRESIKILLNEVVEVDSRGPGSSTVKAAQRKGQSAVPMKQGDWNCPKCDFLNFAKNIKCLRCDGEFQERYRLLHEDQEHLPLKKGDWICKRCNFLNFSKNTRCLQCHEKPTNRLLNPGEWECVSCNYVNFKRNGFCLKCGWKRPKSLNNQDSIESRHDLEHSKKPSISFVQDGVQLKRWPSPQKNASPSDEDSDFWSADDEGGDSRDNDALLQQKDYRFLESFPIVGGRTANSQDRLAREKWKDEMSRRNKGLQTTESRESNRPSSPGRLPRSMELVESDDDIASWFSGGNNNRNLDKA; the protein is encoded by the exons ATGCACCGCCGGCTTGCCCTTGCCACCGCGGCCGCAGCGCCCGCGCTCCGGCGGTTCTCGCACCACAGCGCTCCTCCCCGGCCTGACCTAAGGCTAGCCTTCCTCCGCTCCGAGGTCGACGATCTCGAGCTCTCCCCCTCTCATAAACCATCGCCACGGCCTCCCCATAGAGAGCAATGCCAGGTTTTAGAAGAGCTAAGAAGCGGCCTTGCTCTTGCTGGAAACGCTCCGGCAGCTGTGGATATAGCGCACCCGTGGCCGGAGTGGGTTGCTCTGATGGAGCACCTCCTCCGTCGGGGCCACGTTGACCCCTCCACCTTCGCCGCCGCCTCGCTGTCTTCTAAGGACGCCAACGCTGTCCGCACCGCCTGCCTCCAATTCGGGCGCCAGCGGCCGGAGCTCATCAG GCATATATCAAGATGGGATATTCAGGTTGCCATGCGATGTGGTTGTCCCAGCATTGACAGGAAGGTTGTAAACTCTGGGAAACGACTGCGGGCCTATGTAGGACTTGATGAAGGAGAG GTTTGCAGCCAATGCAATTTAAGAGGAAGCTGTGATAGGGCATATGTAAAGGCTCGGAAAGAGGAAGTTGGAAGAACTGTGGATGTTATGCGCGTCCTTTTGACTTATGGTCTTGATGTTATTACCGGCAATGTAGAGAATAGAGCATGCCTGAACAAAAATGTCAGGGAATCAATAAAAATCCTACTAAATGAGGTTGTCGAGGTTGATTCTAGGGGACCTGGTTCCAGCACTGTGAAAGCTGCACAACGCAAAGGTCAATCTGCTGTACCCATGAAGCAGGGTGATTGGAATTGTCCCAA ATGTGACTTTCTGAATTTTGCAAAGAATATCAAATGTTTGCGCTGCGATGGAGAATTCCAAGAGAGGTATCGGTTGCTGCATGAAGACCAAGAGCATCTACCTCTCAAAAAGGGTGACTGGATATGCAAAAG GTGCAACTTTTTGAATTTTTCTAAGAACACAAGATGCTTGCAATGCCATGAGAAACCAACAAACCGTTTACTCAACCCAGGAGAATGGGAATGTGTGTC GTGTAACTATGTGAACTTCAAGAGGAATGGATTCTGCTTGAAATGTGGTTGGAAAAGACCAAAGTCTCTAAACAATCAAGATAGTATTGAATCACGTCATGATTTAGAGCATAGTAAGAAACCTAGTATTTCATTTGTTCAAGATGGCGTCCAGCTGAAGAGGTGGCCAAGTCCGCAAAAGAATGCTTCACCATCTGACGAAGATTCAGATTTCTGGAGCGCAGACGATGAAGGAGGTGATAGCAGGGATAATGATGCACTCCTGCAACAGAAGGACTACAGATTCCTTGAGAGTTTTCCCATTGTTGGGGGCAGGACTGCTAATTCCCAAGATCGTCTTGCAAGGGAGAAGTGGAAGGACGAAATGTCCAGGAGAAATAAAGGCCTTCAAACTACGGAATCACGAGAAAGCAATCGGCCTTCTAGCCCCGGCCGTCTTCCAAGAAGCATGGAGCTGGTTGAGTCTGATGATGATATCGCTTCTTGGTTTTCGGGTGGGAATAATAATAGGAACTTGGACAAGGCATAA
- the LOC136475360 gene encoding ubiquitin-conjugating enzyme E2 variant 1D-like has translation MGSEGSSGPVIVPRNFRLLEELERGEKGIGDGTVSYGMDDADDIYMRSWTGTIIGPPNTVHEGRIYQLKLFCDTDYPDKPPTVRFQTRINMTCVNQETGLVEPSLFPMLGNWEREHTMEDILVSLKREMSTPQNRRLYQPHEGNEDQRVEQKGLSLRCVIM, from the exons ATGGGGTCCGAGGGATCCTCGGGTCCGGTTATCG TTCCCAGAAACTTTAGGCTGCTAGAAGAACTAGAACGTGGTGAGAAGGGCATTGGTGATGGAACTGTGAGCTATGGGATGGATGATGCTGATGACATATATATGCGGTCCTGGACAGGAACTATCATTGGTCCTCCCAAT ACTGTTCACGAGGGACGAATCTATCAATTAAAGCTATTTTGTGATACAGATTATCCAGATAAACCACCGACTGTTCGATTCCAGACTCGGATCAATATGACATGTGTGAACCAAGAAACTGGATTG GTTGAACCAAGTCTATTTCCTATGCTTGGAAACTGGGAAAGGGAACATACAATGGAGGACATCCTGGTCAGCTTAAAAAGGGAGATGTCGACTCCTCAGAACCGCAGGCTGTACCAACCTCATGAAG GTAATGAAGATCAAAGAGTAGAGCAGAAAGGGCTTTCTCTTAGATGTGTCATCATGTAA